The Antennarius striatus isolate MH-2024 chromosome 11, ASM4005453v1, whole genome shotgun sequence genome window below encodes:
- the rps24 gene encoding small ribosomal subunit protein eS24 isoform X2: protein MIIAPPLEALYSLPLPEALRRASTGPSSFSTSLSEAGVKMNDTVTVRTRKFMTNRLLQRKQMVVDVLHPGKATVPKTEIREKLAKMYKTTPDVVFVFGFRTQFGGGKTTGFAMVYDSLDYAKKNEPKHRLARHGLYEKKKTSRKQRKERKNRMKKVRGIKKASVGAAGKK, encoded by the exons ATGATTATTGCACCACCCCTGGAGGCACTTTATTCTCTACCACTCCCGGAG GCATTAAGGCGGGCATCTACTGGTCCTTCCTCCTTTTCTACGTCCCTGAGCGAGGCCGGCGTCAAGATG AACGACACAGTGACTGTCAGGACCCGCAAGTTCATGACAAACCGGCTGCTTCAGAGGAAGCAAATG GTTGTCGACGTTCTACATCCCGGCAAGGCAACGGTCCCAAAGACAGAAATCAGGGAGAAACTCGCCAAGATGTACAAGACCACCCCGGATGTTGTGTTCGTTTTTGGCTTCAGGACTCAATTTGGTGGCGGCAAGACAACAGGCTTTGCCATGGTGTACGACTCTCTAGACTATGCCAAGAAGAATGAACCAAAACACAGACTGGCCAGA CATGGTCTCTATGAGAAAAAGAAGACTTCTAGGAAACAGCGCAAGGAGCGCaagaacagaatgaaaaaagtaCGAGGCATCaagaaggccagtgtgggtGCTGCTGGCAAAAAG TGA
- the rps24 gene encoding small ribosomal subunit protein eS24 isoform X1 — translation MIIAPPLEALYSLPLPEALRRASTGPSSFSTSLSEAGVKMNDTVTVRTRKFMTNRLLQRKQMVVDVLHPGKATVPKTEIREKLAKMYKTTPDVVFVFGFRTQFGGGKTTGFAMVYDSLDYAKKNEPKHRLARHGLYEKKKTSRKQRKERKNRMKKVRGIKKASVGAAGKKK, via the exons ATGATTATTGCACCACCCCTGGAGGCACTTTATTCTCTACCACTCCCGGAG GCATTAAGGCGGGCATCTACTGGTCCTTCCTCCTTTTCTACGTCCCTGAGCGAGGCCGGCGTCAAGATG AACGACACAGTGACTGTCAGGACCCGCAAGTTCATGACAAACCGGCTGCTTCAGAGGAAGCAAATG GTTGTCGACGTTCTACATCCCGGCAAGGCAACGGTCCCAAAGACAGAAATCAGGGAGAAACTCGCCAAGATGTACAAGACCACCCCGGATGTTGTGTTCGTTTTTGGCTTCAGGACTCAATTTGGTGGCGGCAAGACAACAGGCTTTGCCATGGTGTACGACTCTCTAGACTATGCCAAGAAGAATGAACCAAAACACAGACTGGCCAGA CATGGTCTCTATGAGAAAAAGAAGACTTCTAGGAAACAGCGCAAGGAGCGCaagaacagaatgaaaaaagtaCGAGGCATCaagaaggccagtgtgggtGCTGCTGGCAAAAAG AAATGA
- the eif4ebp2 gene encoding eukaryotic translation initiation factor 4E-binding protein 2: MEEIDSLWRPLKGKAEWKRRRRRTRIIYDRKFLLDRRNSPIAQTPPAHLPVIPGVTSQNVQRENQKNEANNHINNHDGKSTNGDDAQFEMDI, translated from the exons atggaggaaattgattcgctgtggcgacccctgaagggaaaagccgaatggaaaagaagaagaagaa GAACCCGGATCATTTATGACCGCAAGTTTCTACTGGACAGGCGCAATTCCCCCATTGCCCAAACTCCCCCAGCTCATCTGCCGGTAATCCCTGGAGTGACCAGCCAAAATGTACAGAGAGAGAACCAGAAGAATGAAGCCAACAACCATATCAACAACCATGATGGCAAGTCCACAAACG gTGATGATGCTCAGTTTGAAATGGACATCTAA